The segment CAAGCTGGAGCTCGCGATGAGCGAGGACGCGCTGACGGGCTTTCTGGCCTGGCTCGAGGCGGCACCTCCCGGCCAGCGGGTGAATGTGGCGTAGCCGCCTCCCGCTGTGGGGTGCGGGACCGGTCCCCGGTCGGTACGTCGGCCGGCCGCCCCCGCGCCCGTCGTGGGTGCGGTGCGGTGCGGACCGTGGACCATGCGGTAGTCGGCCGCCCCCGCCTTCCGCCTGGGTGCGCGGTGTGGACCGTAGACGATCCGATAGTCGGTCGGCCCCGCGCCCGTTGTGGCTGTTCGCGCAGTTCCCCGCCCCCTGGCACCCCTCCCGCGAAGTTCATGTCCCATAGAGGGCCCTGGAGTGAAGTACCCAGGGGCGCGAGGAACTGCGCGAGTAACCACCCACCGGGCTGGGGACGGCCGACTACCGCACCGATCAGTTGACCGCACCGGTCATCCGCTGAGCCCGCGCACGCGAAAGGGCCGGGGAGAGATCTGTCTCCCCGGCCCCTCGCGTCAGCGCACGGTCCTACGGGCGCGTCAGCGCCCCCCGCGCGGGGTCACTGGAGGCCGTTGTGGACCGCCGTGACCAGTTCACCGTTGCTGGTGTCACCGCTGAACTCCCACCAGAACGCGCCGCCGAGTTCCTGGTTCTTCGCCCAGGTCATCTTGGAGCCGATGGTCGCCGGGGTGTCGTAGCCCCACCAGTTGCTGCCGCACTTGGCGTATGCGGTGCCGCCCGCGGTGCCGCTGGCCGGGCAGGTGTTCTTCAGGACCTTGTAGTCCTCGAAGCCGGGCTCATAGGTGCCGGGGGCCGGTCCGGTGGCCGTGCCGCCCGGGAGCGTCTGGGTGACGCCGGTCCAGCCGCGGCCGTAGAAGCCGACACCGAGGAGCAGCTTGTTCGCGGGCACGCCCTTCAGCTTCAGCTTGGCGATGGCGTTGGCCGAGGTCCAGGCCGGCTCCGGGATCGGGATGTACGAGTTGAGCGGGGAGTGCATGGCCGTCGGTCCCTGGGCGGACCAGGCGCCGAAGAAGTCGTACGTCATGACGTTGTACCAGTTGAGGTACTGCGCCGCCCCGCCGTAGTCCGCGGCGTCGATCTTGCCGCCGGTCTTGCTGTCCGCGGTGATCGCGGCCGTGACCAGGTAGTTCGGGCCGAACTTGGTACGGAACGCCTGCGCCATGTTCTTCATCACGGCCGGGCCGCTGGAGTCGCAGGTCAGACCACACGCGTTCGGGTACTCCCAGTCCAGGTCGATGCCGTCGAAGACATCGGCCCAGCGGGGGTCCTCCACCAGGTCGTAGCAGGACTGGGCGAAGGCCGCCGGGTTCTGCATGGCCTGGGTGAAGCCGCCGGACCAGGTCCAGCCGCCGAAGGAGAAGAGGATCTTGATGTGCGGGTACTGCTGCTTCAGCTTCCGGAGCTGGTTGAAGCTGCCGCGCAGCGGCTGGTCCCAGGTGTCGGCGACGCCGTCGACGGAGAGGTCGGCGGTGTAGGCGCGCTCGTAGTCGGAGTAGGAGTCACCGATGGTGCAGCGGCCGTTCTGGACGTTGCCGAAGGCGTAGTTGATGTGGGTGATCTTGGCCGCGGAGCCGGAGGTCACCAGGTTCTTCACATGGTAGTTGCGGCCGTAGACGCCCCAGTTGGTGAAGTACCCCATCTTGATCTTGTTGCCGCCGGGGCCGGTGCCGGGGGTGGTGAAGGTGTGGGCCGCGCTGAGCGGGCCCAGCTGGTCGATGGTGTCCCGGGCCTGGACCGTGTAGCTGTACTCGGTGCCCTTGGCGAGGGTGTTGTCCGTGTACGTCAGCCCGGTGACGGTGGCGATCTTCAGGCCGTCACGGAGGAGGTCGTAGTTCTTGATGCCCGTGTTGTCGGTCGCCGCGGTCCAGGAGATGACGGCCGAGGTCTCCGTGACATTGCTGGAGGTCGGGGTGCCCGGGGCGGTGGGCAGCGGGTCCGTGGGACCGCCCTCGCAGTTGGCGCCGTTGATCTTACAGTTGGACGGCGCGCCGGGGCCGGTGCCGTTGAAGCCGAAGGTGGTGGACGCGCCGGGGGCCAGTGCCGCGGCCCATGACTTGTTCTTCGCGGTCCAGCGGTTGCCGACGTTGGTCACATCGGCGTCCCAGGCGGAGGTGACCCGCGTGCCGGTGGGAAAGTCCCACTCGACGGTCCAGTTGGTGATCGTGGTGGTGCCGGTGTTCTTGACCGTCCACTTGCCCTCGAAGCCGCCGCCCCAGTCGGAGCCCTTGGCGTAGGTGGCGGTGGCCGAGGTGGCGGCCTGGGCGGGTGATGCGAGGCCGACCATCGCGGCCATCGGGACGACCAGCGCGGCCAGGACCGCCGTCACCCGGGATCTGAGTGACCATCGGGATCCGGAGGCGCGCGGAGGTGGGGGTTGAGTGCTCACGGGTACTCCTTGAGGAGGTCCGGACAGTGGGGGTGGGACCAGGGTGGAACCGTGCACTGCGCACTCTGCGAGGCTCACCGCAGCGTGTGTTCCGGTGAGAGTAAGAAGGTCTGGACCAATCGTCAATAGGTCCAGACCATAGTTGGGTCCCCCGGAACCGCTGGGCTCAACCGCCTTGTTCCGGCCACAGTGAGACGGTCCGTCAGATGCCCAGTTCCTGTGCCAGTACCGCCGCCTGGACCCGGCTGCGCAGCTCCAGTTTCCCGAGCAGCCTGCTCACATGGGTCTTGACCGTGGCCTCCGCCATCCGGAGCCGCTCGGCGATCTCGGCGTTCGACAGGCCCTCACCCAGACAGGACAGCACCTCCCGCTCACGCCGGGTCAGGGTGTCCAGAAGCGCGGGGTCCGGTCCGCCGGGGGCGCGAACCGGCCGCGGAGTGGCGAATTCCGCGATCAGTCTCCGGGTCACCGCGGGCGCGATGAGCCCCTCCCCGCGGGCCACCGTCCGTACCGCCTCCAGCAGATCCCGGGCCTCGGTGTCCTTCAGCAGAAAGCCGGACGCGCCCGCCCGGAGTGAGCCGAAGACGTACTCGTCGAGGTCGAAGGTGGTCAGGACGAGAACGTCCGCCAGCCCTTCGGCGACCACCTGACGGGTCGCCGACACCCCGTCGAGCCGGGGCATCTGGACGTCCATCAGCACCAGATCGGGGCGCAGCTCGCGGGCGAGCCGTACCGCCTCCTCGCCGTCGGCGGCCTCGCCGACCACTTCGATGTCCGGTGCGCTGCCCAGGATCAGTACCAGTCCGGCGCGGACCGCGCTCTGGTCCTCGGCCACCAGGACCCGGACCGGGGCCGGGGTACCCGTCTCCGGTGCCGCCGCGGTGTCGTCGTGTGCCGGGATCATGCGTCGGGCTCCTTGTCGTCGTGTACGGGGAGGACGGCCCGTACCCGCCAGATTTTCTCCGGTCCGGCGGCGGGGCCGGGCTCCGGGCCCGCTTCGAACTCCCCGCCGAGGAGGGCGACCCGCTCCCGCATGCCCACCAGACCGGCTCCGGAACCCGGGGCGCGGGGGCCGGAGCGGGCGCCGTAGGGGCTGGTCACGACCACGGTCAGGCTGTGGCCCGCGGTGTGTTCGAGGACGATGAGGACCCGGCCGGGGGCCGCGTGCTTGAGCGCGTTCGTCAGGGATTCCTGCACGATGCGGTACGCCGCCTGCTCGACCGGCGCGGGCGGGACGGCCGTCGCCGGACGGCCCTCGCGGACGCCGGGCCGCCGGTCGTCGAGGACACAGTCGATGCCGCTGGCCGCGCCGTTGGTCCGGGCCTGGGCCACCAGGGATTCGATCCCGGAGAGCGACGGCCGGGCGGCCGGCTCCCAGTCGTCGCTGTTGTCCCGCAGCAGTCCGATCAGCCGTCGCATCTCGGTCAGTCCGTCGACACTGTTCTCCCGGATGACCTCCAGCGCTCCGCGGGTGGTCTTCGGGTCGTCGAGGGAGATCGCGGCCGTGGAGTGGATCGCGATCGCGGAGAGGTGGTTGGCGACCAGGTCGTGCAGTTCCCGGGCCATCCGCGAGCGTTCGGCGGTGACCGCCTGGGCCCGGTCCATCTCGGCCAGCAGCGCGGTCTGCTCCGCCCGCAGCCTGGCCGCGTCCGCCGCCTCACGGTGATTGCGGACGATCGCGCCGGTGGCCGCCGGGGCGAAGGTGATCAGCCCCACGACGATACCGAGCAGGATGGACTCGGCGTCCCGGAGCACCGCCAGCAGGACCAGGGTGACGGCGACGGTCAGCACGCCGGTGATCTTCGGGATATGGCGGGTGTACCTGGTCGGGCCGTAGACCACGGAGGCGTACACCGTGTCCGTGAAGACGACGATCGTGACCAGCGAGCCGACGGTGAACAGGTCCGCGATCAGCGCCAGGCAGCCGACCAGCAGTGTGAGCATCGGGCGCGAGCGCCGGAAGGCCGACTGGCAGCAGATGACCACGAGCGGCACGAGAGCCGCCCACGGCGGTGTCGGGCTGCTCTCGGGACTCTGCATATAGAGCCCGAGCGACCAGAGCAGGATGCCGCCGATGAGGGCGGCCGAGACGATGAGGACATCGTCGCGGTGAGGGCGGGGGAGGCGCACATACCCATCAAACACGGACCGGCGGACGGGGGCGTCGTGAGCGGGAGGGAACCGCCGCTACATCGAAGGATGCAGTGCCGCGGCCCGTCATCTCCTCATGTGCGACGACGTCCGGCGGCACCGGGCGGGGGAGTCTGGAGGAGGGTGAAGGGAGTACAGCCGTGATCGTCGCGCTGATCGTGATCTGTGAGGTCGGCTTCTGGGTGCTGCTGGCGGCGGGGCTCGGGGCCCGCTATGTGCTGCGCAAGCCGCGGCTGGGGGTGGCGCTGCTGCTGTGCGAGCCGGTGCTGGAGGTCGTGCTGCTGATCGCGACCGCCGTGGACCTCAAGAACGGCGCCGAGCCGAACTGGACGCACGGCCTCGCGGCGCTGTACATCGGCTACACCGTCGGCCACGGCCATCGCACGGTGAAGTGGCTGGACGGTCTGGCCGCCCGCCGCTTCGACGGTGTGGAGCCCGTACAGCCGCCGAAGTACGGCAAGGAGCGCGCCGTCCACGAGGGCAAGGTGTGGCTGGGTACGCTCACGGGCGCGGCGACCGCCACCGCCCTGCTGCTCCTGGCGATCGCGTACGTCGGCGACGGCGCCCGGGACGACAGCCTCTGGGCCTGGATCGCCCAGGCCTGGAAGATCACCGGGATCCATGGGCTGGTCGCGCTCGGCTACACCGTCTTCCCGCCGAGGGTTCCCGCGGGCAAGGACGCCTGGGGGAACGACCTCGGCGACCTCGACGAGGGTGCCCGCGCACCGGAGCCTACGGGCAAACGACTGTAAGGGCTCAGCGTTCGCCGCCCGGGACCCACAGCACGTCGCCGCGCTCCTTGTTCGCCGTCCTGGCCAGGATGAACAGCAGATCCGACAGCCGGTTGAGATAGGTCGCCGTCAGCGGGTTCATCGTCTCGCCGTGGACCTCCAGCGCCGCCCAGGTGGACCGCTCGGCCCGGCGTACGACCGTACAGGCCTGGTGCAGCAGGGCCGCGCCGGGAGTGCCGCCGGGCAGGATGAAGCTGCGGAGCTTCTCGAGCGAGGCGAGGAAGTGGTCGCAGTCCTTCTCCAGCCGGTCGACGTAGAACTGTTCCACCCGCAGGGGCGGGTACTTCGGGTTCTCGGTGACCGGGGTGGACAGATCGGCGCCGACGTCGAAGAGGTCGTTCTGGATCCGGACGAGGACGGTGACGACCTCCTCCGCCAGCCCGCCCAGCGCCACCGCGGTGCCCAGGACGGCGTTCGCCTCGTTGGCGTCGGCATAGGCGGCGATACGGAGATCGGTCTTGGGCGCCCGGCTCATATCCCCGAGGGCGGTGGTGCCGTCGTCGCCGGTCCGGGTGTAGATACGCGTCAGATTCACCATGGGCCCAGCGTAATGACGTCGCCGGGGGCCGGGCACGGGGCCGGCCGGGCCATGGCGGGTGGCGAGCGTCCGGGTCAGCGCGGACATGCTGATGACGGGC is part of the Streptomyces qinzhouensis genome and harbors:
- a CDS encoding glycosyl hydrolase family 18 protein; the protein is MAAMVGLASPAQAATSATATYAKGSDWGGGFEGKWTVKNTGTTTITNWTVEWDFPTGTRVTSAWDADVTNVGNRWTAKNKSWAAALAPGASTTFGFNGTGPGAPSNCKINGANCEGGPTDPLPTAPGTPTSSNVTETSAVISWTAATDNTGIKNYDLLRDGLKIATVTGLTYTDNTLAKGTEYSYTVQARDTIDQLGPLSAAHTFTTPGTGPGGNKIKMGYFTNWGVYGRNYHVKNLVTSGSAAKITHINYAFGNVQNGRCTIGDSYSDYERAYTADLSVDGVADTWDQPLRGSFNQLRKLKQQYPHIKILFSFGGWTWSGGFTQAMQNPAAFAQSCYDLVEDPRWADVFDGIDLDWEYPNACGLTCDSSGPAVMKNMAQAFRTKFGPNYLVTAAITADSKTGGKIDAADYGGAAQYLNWYNVMTYDFFGAWSAQGPTAMHSPLNSYIPIPEPAWTSANAIAKLKLKGVPANKLLLGVGFYGRGWTGVTQTLPGGTATGPAPGTYEPGFEDYKVLKNTCPASGTAGGTAYAKCGSNWWGYDTPATIGSKMTWAKNQELGGAFWWEFSGDTSNGELVTAVHNGLQ
- a CDS encoding response regulator; translation: MIPAHDDTAAAPETGTPAPVRVLVAEDQSAVRAGLVLILGSAPDIEVVGEAADGEEAVRLARELRPDLVLMDVQMPRLDGVSATRQVVAEGLADVLVLTTFDLDEYVFGSLRAGASGFLLKDTEARDLLEAVRTVARGEGLIAPAVTRRLIAEFATPRPVRAPGGPDPALLDTLTRREREVLSCLGEGLSNAEIAERLRMAEATVKTHVSRLLGKLELRSRVQAAVLAQELGI
- a CDS encoding sensor histidine kinase, with amino-acid sequence MRLPRPHRDDVLIVSAALIGGILLWSLGLYMQSPESSPTPPWAALVPLVVICCQSAFRRSRPMLTLLVGCLALIADLFTVGSLVTIVVFTDTVYASVVYGPTRYTRHIPKITGVLTVAVTLVLLAVLRDAESILLGIVVGLITFAPAATGAIVRNHREAADAARLRAEQTALLAEMDRAQAVTAERSRMARELHDLVANHLSAIAIHSTAAISLDDPKTTRGALEVIRENSVDGLTEMRRLIGLLRDNSDDWEPAARPSLSGIESLVAQARTNGAASGIDCVLDDRRPGVREGRPATAVPPAPVEQAAYRIVQESLTNALKHAAPGRVLIVLEHTAGHSLTVVVTSPYGARSGPRAPGSGAGLVGMRERVALLGGEFEAGPEPGPAAGPEKIWRVRAVLPVHDDKEPDA
- a CDS encoding cob(I)yrinic acid a,c-diamide adenosyltransferase, whose translation is MVNLTRIYTRTGDDGTTALGDMSRAPKTDLRIAAYADANEANAVLGTAVALGGLAEEVVTVLVRIQNDLFDVGADLSTPVTENPKYPPLRVEQFYVDRLEKDCDHFLASLEKLRSFILPGGTPGAALLHQACTVVRRAERSTWAALEVHGETMNPLTATYLNRLSDLLFILARTANKERGDVLWVPGGER